A genomic region of Amphiura filiformis chromosome 6, Afil_fr2py, whole genome shotgun sequence contains the following coding sequences:
- the LOC140154672 gene encoding craniofacial development protein 2-like encodes MTLLEKNELDNIKWDIIGLGEVRPKGEALYDLQSRNTICYRGKERGGASGVGFILRKYLTANVLSSSDRVEQMIVKLSNQQKPRIIQIYMPTTSHIDDAIDEVYEEIDGLLNQDKASHTIIMGDFNAKVRAGEQVFGIGVRNDRGDKLVDFAVNKGFRIMNTFFKKKPSMNWSK; translated from the exons ATGACATTGCTGGAAA AGAATGAAttagataacataaaatgggACATCATTGGACTCGGTGAAGTAAGACCAAAAGGAGAAGCTTTATATGATCTTCAAAGCAGGAATACAATATGCTACAGAGGCAAAGAGAGGGGTGGCGCTAGTGGAGTAGGATTCATCTTAAGAAAATATCTCACAGCTAATGTCTTAAGCTCATCTGATAGAGTGGAACAGATGATCGTCAAGTTATCTAACCAACAGAAACCGAGAATCATCCAGATATATATGCCAACCACAAGCCATATAGATGACGCAATTGATGAAGTATATGAAGAAATCGATGGCCTTCTCAACCAAGATAAAGCAAGCCATACAATCATAATGGGAGATTTTAATGCCAAGGTGAGAGCTGGAGAGCAGGTATTTGGCATTGGCGTAAGGAATGACCGAGGAGACAAACTTGTAGACTTTGCTGTCAATAAAGGATTTAGAATCATGAACACATTCTTTAAGAAGAAACCCtctatgaattgg Agcaaatag
- the LOC140155727 gene encoding uncharacterized protein has translation MMRVSLTILALGFLCQIHSTFGQEGGSHMHDTHQCFRTCEWPPQPKTCIYNFTVDWFYSMSVACNNCPINSTDCDRKYCIPLNGVPRPVMVVNKMLPGPAIQVCENDTVIVTVTNYLDNSEGTSIHWHGAHQKESPYMDGVAMITQCPIVSHTSFTYTFQASPHGTHWWHSHSGVQRADGVFGPMIFYQAPQADVNSALYDFDLPQHVIAVHDWFDAVTLDRYTEHIYGGGGHVPDSILINGKGQRRGFQNEHGETVYTDREMFSVAHGMRYRFRLFSNAITVCPLKISIDSHKLTMIASDGASLQPYETDTFVVNGGETFDFVLDANQEIGTYWMRVEGLTDCDGVQELALITYEGAADDDTPPEEKPEPEHHHKEIVVNPWGEDSHATEVPIVELNSAETIDRRIEGSPDVVFYLGMDFNRVNKYFDDPGTSDGSDDHAGHDPGMDHMGATTPASNGHGGHNPGMGHMGDTTPASNGHGGHNPGMGHMGDTTPASNGHGGHNPGMGHMGDTTPASNGHGGHNPGMGHMGDTTPASNGHGGHNPGMDHMGDTTPASNGHGGHNPGMGHMGATTPASNGHGSHGGMDHMAPGGHDEHVVSGGHGDAHAGHELHYLYNAQINHMSFRMNNRPPLTQFKNIPSEEFCEVKPNEYPSHPRHCEHQYCQCTQVLHVNLGQVVELVLVDEGQDFDMAHPMHLHGYYFQVVAQGKLGASTTVEEIMNLDQAGNITRKFEKAPSKDTVIVQDGGYTIVRFVADNPGWWFFHCHAQFHLQSGMALLLHVGSEADLPKKPADFPRCGPWPSNYDDEKYAENKNIKKYRKNSNQVVD, from the exons ATGATGCGGGTATCACTTACTATTCTGGCTCTTGGCTTTCTTTGCCAAATTCATTCTACATTtg GCCAGGAGGGAGGTAGTCACATGCACGATACACACCAATGTTTTCGGACCTGTGAGTGGCCACCGCAGCCCAAGACGTGCATCTATAACTTCACGGTTGACTGGTTTTATTCAATGTCAGTAGCATGTAATAATTGTCCAATCAACAGCACGGATTGTGATAGGAAATACTGCATTCCTCTCAATGGCGTACCCAGACCTGTTATGGTCGTCAACAAAATGCTTCCGGGTCCTGCAATTCAG GTTTGCGAAAACGACACAGTTATAGTGACTGTAACCAATTATCTTGACAACTCTGAAGGGACTAGTATTCATTGGCATGGTGCGCATCAGAAAGAATCACCATATATGGATGGAGTAGCCATGATAACACAGTGTCCAATAGTCAGCCACACATCTTTCACTTACACCTTCCAAGCGTCTCCACATGGGACACATTG GTGGCATTCTCATTCAGGAGTTCAGCGAGCTGATGGTGTTTTCGGGCCTATGATATTTTATCAGGCACCTCAAGCTGATGTCAACAGCGCTCTCTACGACTTTGATCTACCACAGCACGTAATCGCCGTTCATGATTGGTTTGACGCGGTCACTCTTGATAGATACACAGAGCATATCTACGGTGGCGGTGGTCACGTGCCCGATTCAATTCTCATCAACGGTAAAGGACAAAGGCGCGGATTTCAAAATGAGCATGGCGAAACGGTGTACACAGACCGTGAAATGTTTAGCGTTGCTCATGGAATGCGATATCGTTTCAGACTCTTCAGCAATGCCATTACTGTATGTCCATTAAAGATTTCGATAGATTCACACAAGCTAACGATGATTGCAAGTGATGGTGCTTCATTGCAGCCTTATGAGACCGACACATTCGTTGTTAACGGCGGCGAAACTTTCGACTTTGTTTTAGATGCAAATCAAGAAATTGGAACTTACTGGATGAGAGTAGAG GGTTTGACTGATTGTGATGGAGTACAAGAGCTTGCCTTGATTACGTATGAAGGCGCCGCTGATGATGATACTCCTCCCGAGGAAAAGCCCGAACCAGAACACCACCATAAAGAAATTGTTGTCAACCCTTGGGGAGAGGATTCTCATGCAACTGAAGTTCCTATTGTAGAACTAAATTCAGCAG aaACTATTGACAGACGAATTGAAGGCAGTCCTGATGTTGTATTCTACCtcggtatggatttcaacagggtGAATAAATATTTTGACGATCCTGGAACGTCTGATGGTTCAGACGATCATGCCGGACATGACCCAGGAATGGATCATATGGGTGCTACAACACCTGCTTCGAATGGTCACGGTGGACATAACCCAGGAATGGGTCATATGGGTGACACGACACCTGCCTCGAATGGTCACGGTGGACATAACCCAGGAATGGGTCATATGGGTGACACGACACCTGCTTCGAATGGTCACGGTGGACATAACCCAGGAATGGGTCATATGGGTGACACTACACCTGCTTCGAATGGTCACGGTGGACATAACCCAGGAATGGGTCATATGGGTGACACTACACCTGCTTCGAATGGTCACGGTGGACATAACCCAGGAATGGATCATATGGGTGACACGACACCTGCTTCGAATGGTCACGGTGGACATAACCCAGGAATGGGTCATATGGGTGCCACGACCCCTGCTTCGAATGGTCATGGTAGCCATGGTGGGATGGACCATATGGCACCTGGTGGTCATGACGAACATGTCGTAAGTGGTGGGCATGGTGATGCGCATGCAGGACATGAATTACACTATCTCTACAATGCTCAAATAAATCATATGAGTTTTAGGATGAATAACCGGCCACCATTGACGCAGTTCAAGAATATTCCAAGCGAGGAATTCTGCGAGGTTAAACCAAATGAATATCCTTCTCATCCAAGACACTGTGAGCATCAATATTGCCAATGTACGCAAGTTCTTCATGTCAATCTGGGACAG GTTGTAGAATTAGTACTTGTTGACGAAGGACAGGACTTTGACATGGCCCATCCTATGCACTTGCACGGTTACTATTTCCAAGTAGTAGCACAAGGAAAACTCGGTGCATCTACTACAGTTGAAGAGATCATGAATCTGGATCAAGCTG GGAATATCACACGTAAATTCGAGAAAGCACCCTCTAAAGATACAGTGATAGTTCAAGATGGCGGTTACACTATTGTACGTTTTGTAGCGGACAACCCCGGATGGTGGTTCTTTCATTGCCATGCGCAATTTCATCTTCAG TCTGGAATGGCCTTATTGCTACACGTTGGGAGCGAAGCGGATCTTCCAAAGAAACCGGCTGATTTCCCTCGTTGTGGTCCATGGCCGTCAAACTATGATGACGAGAAATATGCTGAGAACAAAAATATCAAGAAATATCGTAAAAATTCAAATCAGGTCGTTGATTAA
- the LOC140154671 gene encoding uncharacterized protein → MKLKKEYAEEFTDHLDSLDPDIKFTTEGEEDRSLAFLDTSTVIQADGSLEIYRKPIHTDQYLHFSSNHPLEHKFGVIQTLFDRAESVITKTQAVVEEKQHITQALTKCGYPEWAFNKINKPKSAKSNHNRDSTVTSKGQVVLPYIKGISEALRRNLQKVGIRVTFKPTRTLRQFLVAPKDKTEKKDVTGPVYMIPCQGQTTRGTCQ, encoded by the coding sequence ATGAAACTCAAGAAGGAGTACGCTGAGGAATTTACAGACCATCTTGACTCATTAGACCCAGACATCAAATTCACCACCGAAGGAGAGGAGGATAGATCATTAGCGTTCCTGGACACTTCCACTGTGATCCAAGCTGACGGCAGCTTAGAAATTTATCGCAAGCCAATCCACACAGATCAATATCTGCATTTCTCCTCTAACCACCCTTTGGAACATAAGTTTGGGGTAATCCAGACCTTGTTTGACCGTGCGGAGTCTGTGATCACTAAAACCCAAGCTGTGGTAGAAGAAAAACAGCACATAACGCAAGCTCTCACTAAGTGCGGCTACCCCGAATGGGCGTTCAATAAAATCAACAAACCCAAGAGCGCGAAATCCAACCATAACAGGGACAGTACGGTTACATCTAAAGGACAGGTGGTGTTACCTTACATCAAAGGAATTTCGGAAGCACTTCGCAGAAACTTGCAGAAAGTTGGTATAAGAGTGACATTTAAACCTACAAGAACATTGCGCCAATTTTTAGTGGCGCCAAAGGACAAAACCGAGAAAAAGGACGTCACTGGTCCGGTGTATATGATTCCATGCCAGGGGCAGACCACAAGAGGAACCTGCCAATAA